The following coding sequences are from one Salvia hispanica cultivar TCC Black 2014 chromosome 3, UniMelb_Shisp_WGS_1.0, whole genome shotgun sequence window:
- the LOC125212398 gene encoding 40S ribosomal protein S23 gives MGKTHGMGAGRKLKSHRRTQRWADKSYKKSHLGNEWKKPFAGSSHAKGIVLEKIGIEAKQPNSAIRKCARVQLIKNGKKIAAFVPNDGCLNYIEENDEVLIAGFGRKGHAVGDIPGVRFKVVKVSGVSLLALFKEKKEKPRS, from the exons ATGGG GAAGACACATGGTATGGGAGCTGGGCGCAAGCTCAAGTCTCACCGCAGAACGCAGCGTTGGGCTGACAAGTCGTACAAGAAATCTCATCTTGGTAATGAATGGAAGAAGCCATTTGCTGGATCATCTCATGCTAAGGGCATTGTGCTTGAGAAGAT AGGCATTGAAGCTAAGCAGCCGAATTCTGCCATCCGTAAATGTGCTAGAGTCCAGCTCATTAAGAACGGAAAGAAGATTGCCGCCTTTGTCCCCAATGATGGTTGCTTGAACTACATCGAAGAAAAT GATGAAGTATTGATTGCTGGATTTGGACGTAAAGGTCATGCCGTGGGAGATATTCCCGGTGTTCGATTTAAGGTGGTGAAAGTGTCGGGAGTTTCCCTCCTAGCCCTCTTCaaggagaagaaggagaagcCTAGGTCTTAA